The following are encoded in a window of Astyanax mexicanus isolate ESR-SI-001 chromosome 6, AstMex3_surface, whole genome shotgun sequence genomic DNA:
- the pard6ga gene encoding par-6 family cell polarity regulator gamma a: MIRTFSKSVSLRFCTVLEVKSKFGAEFRRFSVDRYEPGLFKDFLQLLLCLHHLRHVEIFISYADVHGDLLPINNDENFCRAVSTAQSLLRIFIQHREEIDQDAVRTDAVKRQRKSSAAASRGEVSRRRPQVQIGLPQNFRPISSIIDVDILPKCHRRVRLYSQGTNRPLGIYIRDGTTVRVTPHGLEKVPGIFISRLVPGGLAQSTGLLAINDQVLEVNGIDVMGKSLDQVTDMMVANSYNLIITVKPANQLNNAKRYSCISPKPGNLVEGKGSISYPGLPVIMRSHVWTSNGFESDEDSDFIVERPFKHPSSATPQSSRSKAHDRYRCLGRHCSPEYCRSQPSLNHMIPPEPSTPLHREMIHQHHYRSSPAFRQSTSSTQDILSMLRSDIRQRLMVPQAAMEEDGIVIIL, from the exons TTTGGTGCAGAGTTTCGGAGGTTTTCTGTGGACCGATATGAGCCAGGGCTGTTTAAGGACTTTCTCCAGCTTCTCCTGTGCCTACATCATTTACGTCACGTGGAGATCTTCATCAGCTACGCAGACGTCCACGGAGACCTGCTGCCCATCAACAACGATGAAAACTTCTGCAGGGCTGTGTCTACGGCCCAATCACTGCTGCGCATATTCATTCAGCACAGAG aggaaATTGACCAGGATGCCGTCAGAACAGATGCTGTAAAGAGGCAAAGGAAATCATCAGCTGCAGCTTCACGTGGAGAGGTCAGCCGCAGAAGACCCCAAGTTCAGATCGGCCTGCCGCAGAATTTCCGTCCCATCTCCTCCATAATCGATGTGGACATCCTCCCCAAATGCCATCGTAGAGTTCGTCTCTACAGCCAAGGCACCAACAGACCCCTGGGCATCTACATCCGTGATGGAACCACAGTCAGGGTCACTCCGCATGGTCTGGAGAAGGTTCCAGGCATCTTCATCTCGAGGCTGGTTCCTGGAGGTCTGGCCCAGAGTACGGGTCTGTTAGCCATCAACGACCAGGTCTTAGAGGTCAACGGCATCGATGTGATGGGCAAGTCTTTGGATCAAGTGACCGACATGATGGTTGCCAACAGTTACAACCTCATCATCACTGTGAAACCAGCAAATCAACTCAACAATGCCAAGCGCTACAGCTGTATCTCCCCAAAACCGGGAAATCTTGTTGAAGGTAAAGGTTCTATAAGCTACCCAGGATTGCCTGTGATTATGAGATCCCATGTTTGGACAAGCAATGGCTTTGAAAGCGATGAGGATTCAGACTTCATTGTGGAAAGACCTTTTAAACACCCATCTTCAGCAACACCCCAGTCTTCCCGTTCCAAAGCTCACGATCGCTACAGATGCCTTGGGCGCCACTGCTCTCCAGAGTATTGCCGCTCACAGCCCTCCCTCAATCACATGATCCCTCCTGAGCCCAGCACCCCGTTGCACCGGGAAATGATCCACCAGCACCACTACAGAAGCAGCCCAGCGTTCAGACAGAGCACCTCCAGCACACAGGATATCCTGAGCATGTTGCGCTCAGACATACGACAACGCCTCATGGTGCCTCAGGCTGCGATGGAGGAAGATGGAATAGTTATTATTCTATGA